The Parus major isolate Abel unplaced genomic scaffold, Parus_major1.1 Scaffold353, whole genome shotgun sequence genome includes the window aaGTACTCTTCAATTAGTGCCACCTGCAATTAGAAAGAAGTGGTGTCTCAAGCAAGTCCATTTGCTTccataaaaactttaaaagttgTTGCAATTAGtttatttcaaaactgatagtcattggaaacaaaaatacatgaAGGCTCCTCTTGGGCAACTGGTTGCAGCAGAAGTACCTGACtttgtcattatttttgctttctccatttctgtttgGATTCAATTCCTTCATTGCTGTGGACCAGACTCCCTTCACGCAGGGTTCTACTCAAGATGCAGACCCTGCATCGTGGGAAGATCTAAAGAATCAATCTGCCCATTGCATTTTaagctgaaataattaaaagaaaaaaaaaatcctgctctgcCATGCTGACAGGCATTCAGGGGAGTGTGACTTCTCAGAGGAACAGACTGAGAATTAATCCAAACATGGCTTTCTCTTGTATTGATCCGTGTCCTGAGCTGTCCCTTAAGTGCTCCTCAGCCCTGGCCTTGGAGTGAAGCCACGCCACATGCTCTGGCCGTGCTTTGGGTCAGTGAGGAGGGTGTGTTTTTGAGAGAGGCAAGCAGGAAAGTTCCATCGGCTGCCCTGGGCTGTTGAGGGCACAGAGGGTCTGGGAGAgaagctctgcctcctcctgcccatgCAGCTGGCCAGGGGGACCTGTTGAGGGGATGGTCTGCACATAGCACCATGCATGATGCCATGGAAAAgagttttctgctgtgctggtgaaGCTCGATGGGCACTTGTACCTGGGCTTTGGCTCCTTTGCTGTCAAGAGATCCATTGCAACAGGAGCACGAGGAGCTTGGAGCTCTCCAAAGAGCCTCGTGGGCTGTCTCTGCTGTGATGTGCTCAGCATAGAAACATGCAGAGGATTAGGAAGAGGATTCCTGGTGCCAGTCTTGTTTTGATGAAGTTGAAATAAAAGCCTAGGAAATCATGGACTGGCCAAAAGCATACAGGGAGTCTGGGTGCAATAGATCCCGTAGCGCAGGGGTCCAGTGCAGGGCCTGGCCCTATTAGCCACAGCCTCTGAGCTCCCAAGACTCTTCTGCCAGAGACCAAATGAAAGTGTCTACATGACTTGCTCTGCCATTAAACGTGCCTGTTCTGTTTGGGGGTAGTGCTGGTGTCTGGGTGAGCACAAAGggcagaaagaggaaggaaaatgggtCCTAAGCGATGGGTGGGGTGGGGAGTGAGGACAAAGGGGACACcggaacagcagcaggatttaCAGTAGCCCTTTAGGAGCATCCAGCAGTGTCTGCACTGCTGGGGATGCCaccaggaaacagcagaagaatGATGTTCCTACCTGGAACCGTGGTTTGGCATGGTCTGCCTGTGCTTTTCATATGTATAGAGTAGGTCTGGCCCCCCAAATAAGAACTAATCTGGCACATCAGTTGCTGACATCACTGcactgttcctgctgcagcagatcAGCTGCAATGGTCTCTGCACAGCAGGGATGCAGCCAGAGCCTTGCTGGCTCACAGGCAAATCATAGACATGTCTGGTCTGGTTGAGCTGGTGCCTGAGCATGGACAGAGGCCAAGGCATGGGACCAGGTTTCACCTGGCACCTCCtcttatttctgccttttgaaCAGACCGGACTCAGGGACAGTTCCTGCCCAAGGAGCAAGCTCCTCCCCTGCCCTTTGCTGCAGGCTGTTACCTTCTGTATTTTAGTCCACACATGCTCCCCAGTTCTTCCAGCCAGGATGTCCATGGCATCTGCCATCAGTGactgcagctgtggcacagagaTACAAACAAACAATGTGGAATTCACAGAGAAATCATTTCTCTGAATACACAAATTAAACCCCAGTTCAAATCCTTGGCACTCTGATAATTTTGTGAATCATCTTTCACACAGCGAGCATGGCCAACTCATCTTTGCTTCAGCCCTTGCACTGCATTCTTGTGAACctaaaatacttcagtattGCCTCCCCACAGTCCTTTTCCAGGGCAGTCCTGACATTGCCTCACCCTGAACCCTTCCAAACCCCTGGAAAATGGTTTAGATACTCTTaattcagaaacacagagaCAAGGGCTGGATCCAGGTTGTCCTGCCCTTAGCATCAGTGTTTAGGAAGAAACTGGGGAAAACCGGTACTTGAGACCTGTGCTACTGCTGCACTCTAAATAATTATCCTCCAAAATGTTGGGTTAAGTAAAAGGAAATCCAAATAAAAACTTCCGGAGTTTCTGCACAAGCGTTTTACTGGTGAGAAAGAAATAAGATCTACTAGCACTATGTATCTGGGTATTAGTGTTCCTGGGTGTGCTCAAGGCACAAGGCTTACCCAGAGGTGTCCCTtcaggggaggaggagagacaCCATCTGTCCACTGATGCACAGCAAGAAGGAGATGtttccccctcctcttttttGCCCAACCCCCTTGGATACCATCACTTTTGGCCTCGTTGGCTGCAGCAATCATCCCACTGCTGGCCCTTGCTGGAGCAGGGTTGGGTCAGCCAAGGGCACAGTCCACATTTCACTACAGCCTGACGGATTCTTTACTGACTTTGGGACACCTCTGCAGCAAGTCTGACAAGTTACCGTGAGCAGGCAGACAGGTTTGTTCTGAGGCAGGGAGCATGTGGGGGATGGACCCAGcacagaaaatcagtttttcctcctttccccgTCTCCTTCTCAGCTATACCCCAATTCAGGCTATTTTGATGCAGCTGCCTTCTGAGGTCAGAGCTGTCAAGGCAGCATGAGCTGAATCATTGCAATCATTTTTCCACACCGAtttggggaggttttggggACAATGACAGGATTTTCAATAGATACTGACAGGTGAGTCCTGGTGGTTCCATCAGTCACCCTTGCAGGTGATCAGCTCCTCCTCTGGCAAAGCACTGAAGGAGGATTTGAGGATTCTTTTCGGGTCCCCACATTGGACAAAGGACTTCCAGAGCACAGGGTGGTAGTGCAGAACTCTGCCCTGGCCCTTCCTGCTCTGTCTCTCAGCCTGCAGAGGCCAATACAAGTGTTGGAAATCAAAACCTACCAGCTTGTCATCCTCCTCAGAGACTCTCTGCAGGTAGGGAACAGTTGCCAGCTCAGCCATCGCCTGGGTCATTACCTGGGCCTGttcctcccctctctgcagGTGGCTGAGCAGGCTGGCATGATGGAACTGCTCAATGGCCTGTGCACACGGGCCACGCTCATCCTGCTTGcccaggaaaagagaggaggTCAGAGGGGAGGCGCAGGGAACACCCTGATCCTTGGAGTCCTGTGCCTCAAGGTTTCTCGTCTGTGTTTGTGCCGgtcctgctctcagcagtgtGCCAGCCACCACTTCTCAGGCCatgctgctgggacaggcttCAGAGAGGCAACAAACAGACTTTCTTGCCACAAGCTCTCTAGTAGGACTAGGAAAATAAAGATGTCATTGTGATAGGTGGAAAGGTTACTTCACACCTTCACTCCAGGGGGATCAGGATCTCAGTCACTAGAAATGCTTCAAGAAGCAACAATTAACTCTCGATGGAGCTCTGGGTGGGAGGTGCAGTCTACTATAGGTATGAAATAGAGTAATTGTGTTGGTGATTATGTGAAGTAGGGATATAATATCATAGGACATAAAGACTGGAGAAAATTGCATGCAGAGGAACTTTCAAGAAAATCTGGTCACTGTTAAGTCATTAGAACTCCTTTTCAAAAGAGTCTAAACCCACTGGAGCTCTGTTCCTACTGCAATTCGTAGAGCATTTCTGGACACTGGAGGAGCACGTGGAGCAGGAATTGTTCCCCAAAAGCACACGTCCTTCCCACACACTGCATACCAGAAAGGGAATAGGATGCTCACCTTTATCTTGGTGCTTCCTAGAAAAGCCATGGCTGCCATGATCCTTTCCCCAGTGTTCTGCCaaaatgtttctgctgcttcctccatGCTGGGActgaaagttattttctgtCCTAGGAAGtgaaatcacagaaccacagaggCTGTGTTTATTCATCTCCATTTTTTTAGGGGATGTAGCAGGACGTTGGGTGAACTGGAGGAGGAACGAAGGGGGTGGGAAGAGCTGCCTGGGCTATCAGGGCTGCCGGCACTGATGGAAATGGGTCCCAAGACACCCCTCGCCCCCCTCATTTAGTAAGGACTGTGGGAGTCACCCCTGAGCCCGGCCAGTTCTGAAGCAAGTTGGCACACCTGGAAAGACTGGCAGTTTTCGAGTTACAAACTTCTCCACAGTTTTTCCAATCTCTTTGTTTCTAAAGCCCAGAGTCAGTAAGTACTGCTGGTCAGGATGAGATTCAGCCTTCTCTGGCAACAGGTGAATTCCATGAGGATCTGcatagggaaaggaaaataatttccactgtcatatttcttttcagctgtaaGAGAAGTTacttttttggagaaaaataaggGAAGTCTAAGAAGGAATGATATGGTCTCCAGAAACCTTGCCAAAACACAGATGACAAAACCAACACATCCAGCTCTCACTGGGCTTTGCATCTTagggctctgcagccttttGCATCAACAGCTTAAATTTTGCTGATGCATGAGATAAAGCATATCTGCCCAATTCCCCTCAGCAGTGTGGAAGTGTCTGAAGGCCAAGCAGCTTAAACTCTCCAGCTGTCTCCAACTCTTTTGCATTCAGCTGCACAATCACAGTCCACAGCACTTAAGGTCAGCTGAAACCTGCTGTTACCTGTAAATATGTGCTGTACATAGTCAGGGTGCTTCTCAGCAAAGGTTTTGTTTGCCTCCTTTATTTTGTCAGCCTTGTCCTCTTTCTCAAAAGGTGTATACAGAGCCGAAAAAGAACTTTCTCCACGGATGGCTTCTTGAATCATAGCCtaaaaaatggcaaagaaacTATACATTTCATGTTGCGTAGAGACtagttaaaaaaaccaccacGTGGTTTGGATGATTGACTCCATGAGCCTCCATCTTCAAGGAGGAGACGGGGACAAGAAAAACTGTCTTTTGGATGGAGAGAAAAAGTGATTCCATGCTCTCCGAAAGTCACATCAGGAAGACTCAGGAAAAAATGCCTTCATCAGCTGTATCCAGAATTAATgtgtcaggggagatttaggttggattATTACGAacaggttcttcccccagagggtggccGGGCACTGGAATGGGCTTCTGGGGAAGCGGTCACAGCTCCAAGCctgaaggagctccaggagcagttGGACAatactctcaggcacagggCGTGACTCTTGGGAATGGTCCTGTGAACGGCCAAGAGTTAGtctcagtgatccttgtggatccctcCCAACTTAGCCCATTCTGTGAGTCCTCCCCAGGCCTTCAGTTATTACCTGCCAGTACAGCTGGAGGAGGTCACTGGTCTCCAGCCCCGCACCTTCAGCCAGGACATACAGACACTGCGCGACCATGGCACTCCTGAagataaaagcagagagagaagtgtGCAGGCAGAGAAGAGGCTCTGTGGCCAGACTGAAAGAGTATCCGGTTCAAAGACTGTCGAGTGAGCTTAATACCAAAGGTTACACAGAACTCCCAGTCCTTGTCCAGCTTTTAGACAAGTGtcagcaaacacatttttagcTCTCTAAACTCCCTGCCAGCAAATAGCCAGTGATATAATTTAGAggattcttttatttaattttattttatttttatttagaggaTTAAATTGGGATTTTTCTCATTACACAGGCTGGGAAGAGTGGAGCTCTCCTGTCCCTGAGGTCACACACACTAAGCCAGCGCAAAGCTTCCACAGATTTGGGAAAAGCCTGGCTCCTAGGGGACGCGtcactgctgagagctgcaagGAAAGCGATGCAGAGGAGCCCTGCGGAAGCCTGAACAGCAGAGGTACCTGGCAGCCTCCGAGTATCTGTGTAGGCACCGAAAGCAAGTGGCTTGGCGCAGGTGATTGCAGAAGTGAGAGGGGTTCTGAATGATGCTCCTTggggagagaagagagatgGACAAGGTTAGACTTGGATTTCTTACTTCATTAAAGCTCCTAAGAATCAAGCGGTGACTGAGGCAGACGCCGTATGCACTTCTGCTCTACAACTCAGCGCTACATCTCAAATGCCAGGTGAACTGTCTCTCTGCCTccatctccctctctctccagctgtgatcaatgaagaaaatattactgaaaatattactaaaaatgTTACTTAAAGGTTCATTTCATCATGGTTTTATCCTCAATGAAATTTCATTAGGGGTTTGTGTATTACtctagaaaaaatattccacGGGTAATATTCTCACTTGCCTTGAGCATGTAGGTAACAAAACCCAAAGTGCTACAGCACAAGTTCTTGATaacccccagctccccagacAAGAGCAGCAGGTGTCTGGTTCATCTCCCTGGAAGCACTGTGCATCTGGAATGTATCAGAAGGTGAGCCTgagatattttgaaatactcTCTGTACAAGGCATAGGTGTGCAACGTGGGTGAACCTTGGGCTGCGTTTCAGACCCTTCAACAGATGCAATTAGTCCAGTCCAAACACCAGTGCCACATGTAAGGTGTGTTTTCTTGATTCCTCTTTTCTCACTATTAGACTGGCTTTTCCTGCACAGCATTTATTCCTagtctttgtttccttttggatTTCAGTCTTAGCAGCGAATCCGATCCATATTTCCTCTTACCTGTGTGAATGATGCAGAGcaagaccaggctgctccagttTTAAGTAGCAGACGACGAGCTTTGACTCGATCCAACTGGCAAGCCTGGAAATATCATCTGGGGAGGATTTCAAGGGATCCTCTATAGCAAAGCCTTTACTGCAAAGCTGCAcatgaaacaaaaccacaatttCCAAATATTAGAATACACCGTTTGCTCGGTGGAAATACTTTTTATGACTGATCAGCGGAGAAAACGGAAGTCTAACAAACTCTGGCTTTAACTACAGTCAGCATTACAAAAATCAGTACAGAGGACAGAAGGGTCTTCCAGGGATGCtatgggttttttgtttctgaggaGAGCTGGATTTAGAGACTGCTGAGGAGCGCCAGCCCTACAATTCAGTCCCAATCGCTTTGTCTGCAATCCCAGGGATTAATCCCTTCATCCATTTTCCTGGTATGTGCATTCACCAGCTTTTCCTCTTAAGAGGAAATAAagtctttctttcttcttaagTGACCTGCTGGTACCACAGCTCATATCAGAATATAGGGGGAAAACAAGCACTTTAAAAGGATGACACTTTATCAAAATAATAGCACTGACTGCTATAACATTTATTGCTTATAAAATTACTTAAgtactgtattaaaaaaaaaaaaataggaataggCTATTACATTATATTGTGAACTGAAAAGCCCTAATATTTGACAAATACTGTTGAATGAAGGTTGGCAGGACAGTGCTAAAAAAAAGCGCAGTTGGTCCCTTTTTCAGGGTTTCAAGTGCCTGGCTGAAGGGCTTGGAgtcagagaggagagaaagcaTTAGCTGGGGCAGAGTGACAACTCGCCAGTTATTGAGAGGACATTTGTTGCCGACAGAGCTAAGATTAAAGAAaggagcatttttttttactctctggGACTTCAATTTCCTCCACACATTAATACAGTTAAGAACTTGGAGAAAAGTACGAAATTACCTGTCCTTCTTCAGTTCAGTCCAACACTTCCCTCCCTTCTGTGGTTTATTTACAAGCCCCAGTTTTCTGATTTCAGGTGAAATTGCATTTCTGGATTTCTCTCCGACCCTAGGTACGCCAGGTTGGTGCCCCTGGTTCCCTTTGCTGTTCCTGCCCCAGGGAGTGCGGGGaacagccctggcactgcagtgCAGGTGCCCCTGTCATGGTTTTGCTTGGGGACACAGCCCTTTAGCCCTGTACCTCCAGTGCCGTGGAGAACTTGGCCGCAGCCGCTGCAAAATCCCGCTGCCGGCACCGAGCGCTGCCTTCCCGCAGG containing:
- the SPATA16 gene encoding spermatogenesis-associated protein 16 isoform X3 is translated as MFPQQGLSSRAPEAWQEAKEHKERSQSGADRASRKRKAGSLGTVSGTKAETPAESGTGPFPSAPLHIPLSRLREIEAELICADEADTEFESGEPVAPAVPPAVPPAAAQPPGQAPGDSRWHRAGAGLQAALREGSARCRQRDFAAAAAKFSTALELCSKGFAIEDPLKSSPDDISRLASWIESKLVVCYLKLEQPGLALHHSHRSIIQNPSHFCNHLRQATCFRCLHRYSEAARSAMVAQCLYVLAEGAGLETSDLLQLYWQAMIQEAIRGESSFSALYTPFEKEDKADKIKEANKTFAEKHPDYVQHIFTDPHGIHLLPEKAESHPDQQYLLTLGFRNKEIGKTVEKFVTRKLPVFPGQKITFSPSMEEAAETFWQNTGERIMAAMAFLGSTKIKVALIEEYLREGEEHYLRTPRVQIPGMENINWTPRGQKYLRLENTNMFIPNPRSLATGPKKRHIVFAKS
- the SPATA16 gene encoding spermatogenesis-associated protein 16 isoform X2 — protein: MFPQQGLSSRAPEAWQEAKEHKERSQSGADRASRKRKAGSLGTVSGTKAETPAESGTGPFPSAPLHIPLSRLREIEAELICADEADTEFESGEPVAPAVPPAVPPAAAQPPGQAPGDSRWHRAGAGLQAALREGSARCRQRDFAAAAAKFSTALELCSKGFAIEDPLKSSPDDISRLASWIESKLVVCYLKLEQPGLALHHSHRSIIQNPSHFCNHLRQATCFRCLHRYSEAARSAMVAQCLYVLAEGAGLETSDLLQLYWQAMIQEAIRGESSFSALYTPFEKEDKADKIKEANKTFAEKHPDYVQHIFTDPHGIHLLPEKAESHPDQQYLLTLGFRNKEIGKTVEKFVTRKLPVFPGQKITFSPSMEEAAETFWQNTGERIMAAMAFLGSTKIKLQSLMADAMDILAGRTGEHVWTKIQKVALIEEYLREGEEHYLRTPRVQIPGMENINWTPRGQKYLRLENTNMFIPNPRSLATGPKKRHIVFAKS
- the SPATA16 gene encoding spermatogenesis-associated protein 16 isoform X4, producing the protein MFPQQGLSSRAPELCSKGFAIEDPLKSSPDDISRLASWIESKLVVCYLKLEQPGLALHHSHRSIIQNPSHFCNHLRQATCFRCLHRYSEAARSAMVAQCLYVLAEGAGLETSDLLQLYWQAMIQEAIRGESSFSALYTPFEKEDKADKIKEANKTFAEKHPDYVQHIFTDPHGIHLLPEKAESHPDQQYLLTLGFRNKEIGKTVEKFVTRKLPVFPGQKITFSPSMEEAAETFWQNTGERIMAAMAFLGSTKIKDERGPCAQAIEQFHHASLLSHLQRGEEQAQVMTQAMAELATVPYLQRVSEEDDKLLQSLMADAMDILAGRTGEHVWTKIQKVALIEEYLREGEEHYLRTPRVQIPGMENINWTPRGQKYLRLENTNMFIPNPRSLATGPKKRHIVFAKS
- the SPATA16 gene encoding spermatogenesis-associated protein 16 isoform X1, whose product is MFPQQGLSSRAPEAWQEAKEHKERSQSGADRASRKRKAGSLGTVSGTKAETPAESGTGPFPSAPLHIPLSRLREIEAELICADEADTEFESGEPVAPAVPPAVPPAAAQPPGQAPGDSRWHRAGAGLQAALREGSARCRQRDFAAAAAKFSTALELCSKGFAIEDPLKSSPDDISRLASWIESKLVVCYLKLEQPGLALHHSHRSIIQNPSHFCNHLRQATCFRCLHRYSEAARSAMVAQCLYVLAEGAGLETSDLLQLYWQAMIQEAIRGESSFSALYTPFEKEDKADKIKEANKTFAEKHPDYVQHIFTDPHGIHLLPEKAESHPDQQYLLTLGFRNKEIGKTVEKFVTRKLPVFPGQKITFSPSMEEAAETFWQNTGERIMAAMAFLGSTKIKDERGPCAQAIEQFHHASLLSHLQRGEEQAQVMTQAMAELATVPYLQRVSEEDDKLLQSLMADAMDILAGRTGEHVWTKIQKVALIEEYLREGEEHYLRTPRVQIPGMENINWTPRGQKYLRLENTNMFIPNPRSLATGPKKRHIVFAKS